Below is a genomic region from Gloeocapsa sp. DLM2.Bin57.
GTTAGTCATCGGTTTACTGTTAGCCAACTTAATGTTAGCGCCTATTTTTCTACTCCCCATACCCCAAGAATTCGCTTTTATTAAACCCTTAATGGCGATTTTAGGTAGCGTTATGTTCGCTTTCTTGGGAATTAGTCTAGCGGATACTCATGGTCGCGCTTTTTTAAGGATTATTAACCCTAATAGCATGCAATCAATTCTAGTATCTGAGGGAACTCTTGAACCTGCTACCTCTAAAGTACTAGATACTAGCTGCATAATTGATGGACGTATCGAACAGTTATTCAACACAGGGTTTCTCGAAGGACAAATAATTATACCTCAATTTGTTCTCCAAGAGTTACAACAACTCGCTGACGCCAATAACGATCAAAAACGAGTCAGAGGGAGAAGAGGTTTAGATATCCTCAATCGTATCCAAGACGCTTTCCCGCAACAAATTATTATCAACCCTGTAGATTATGATGACATTGCTACTGTCGATGCTAAGTTAGTACACCTAGCCTTAGAAATCAACGGTACTTTACTGACTAACGATTATAATCTCAGTAAGGTTGCCAATCTGCAAAAGGTGCAAATTCTCAATATTAATGATTTAGCCCAAGCGATGCGACCTATTTATTTACCAGGAGATCCCATCGACATTAAAATCATTAAACAAGGGAAAGAACCCACTCAGGGGATTGGTTACCTAGAAGATGGTACAATGGTAGTAGTTGAGGAGGGACGCAACTACGTTGGTGCAGAAGCTAGAGTAATCGTTACTTCAGCGTTACAAACTTCGGCAGGACGGATGATTTTTGCTAAACCTCAAACTTCTGTTACAGCTTCTTAAAGTAAGTGGGGTAATACCCCCACTACTGGTTAAATCCAACCACCAAAGACAGCTAAACCAAAGTATTTCCAAGGTACAGCGGTTACTTTAAAACCAGCGCAATCTAGTAAACTAAAATGGGTGGCTAAGGTGGCTAAGCGATCTTGTCCTGAATAACCATAGGGTTGAGTTTGTCCTAGTTTACCTCTAACTTCTTCCCTATTGATACCCTGTTGTTGAGTCCAATTGGTTCTCATTGTTTCATAGATGTCAACTAATACAGGGGATTCTTGTAAAATAGGATCGCCATTCCAAAAACACCCTCCTGGTTGGAGATGTTTACCGATACAATTAAATAATTGTTGTTTCATTTCATCACTAAGATGATGGATAGCTAAAGAGGAGACACAAGCGTTAAAATCAGTCCCAATATTTGACTCAAGTTTACCATCAGCCCACTCCCCAAAATCAGCTTGTAAGACTTGACAACGATCTCGATAGCCATTAGCGGTAATTTTAGCTTGAGTAGTAGCTACCATTCGCGGTGAATAATCCAAGGTAATTAATTTGGCGTTAGGACATCTTTGCAATAGTTTTAAAGTTAATTCACCTGTACCACACCCTAATTCTAATAAGTGGTTAGCTTCAGAGGGTACACAAAGACTAATAACTTCTAACATCTCATCGTAACGAGGTATTAATTGACGAATACCTAAATCAAAGTCAGCATTATTAGCAAAAACTTCACCTGGAAAAATTTTCTGTTGTTGATTCATAATTTCATTACAACCTTACTTGTAGAGTTATTTGTTCAGGATCATTAACGATAATTTGAGGTCTATTTCTATAAGTACTAATTGTACCATAAACTTGAATAAAGTTACCCTCATATTCCTTTATATTTTCTAGAGAATTAAATTTAGGAAAATCTGAACTAAAAATGACAACATTAAAAGCTTTTTTATAATCAATATTACCCACATTGATAAAGACAACTTTACCATCAGGATCGATATAGGTACTAGAGATGATTCCCGAAATAGTAGCCTCACAATCTTTATATCGCTTAATTTCCTCTATATTTTCGGCTTTTAGAGTTAAATTGGAGGGACAATCAGGAGAAATCAGCTCACAGCTCGATATAATTATCATAATTATGATCTGAGCTAAGATATTGATTATTTTCATATTAAGGTTAAGTTACGCTAAAATTTGCTTAGAGTTAACTTCTATTCTAAAAATTTATGGTTAATAATGATCCCAATAAAGATAACTTTCTCTATCCTATCCGTAATTACAAAGGTGAATTTACTCCCGAAAATCTGATTTTGAACGCTAATCTTCAGGAATTTGCGCAAAAAGTTGGCTTTATCTGTGGTTTAGAAGTTAATGGTAAAATTTCTCCGATAGAAGCTTTTGAGAGAATTAAGATTCTCTGGGATAAATTGCAAGAATCCAAGGAAAATCTATTAGAAGGAGATGAGTAGTTTTTCGATTTCTCTTAAAGCTTCTGTCATACCATGTTGGGTAAGATTAGATAATTCTTCACCAAAGGCAAAATTAACCCCGGGTACCAAAATCCAATAAGCTTCGGGAACATAATTATAGAGAATTTGACTATAAGATAATAAAGTATAGGGATTACTACTATGTCCTAGAGTATCTAGTATAGCTACATCTGGGACTATTTTTTTTACTTCTACTGTTGTCTTGTCTATGGCAACATCCACAAAGATAACTAACGAGGCTATCGCTATCTCCGTAACTAATTCGGGAGTTAATTGATGAACACTAAGCGATCGCACTTCGGGTAATTGCCAATCAGCGACAACAGCTGCGATTTTTTGTCCTACAGCGTCATCACTTCTTAAAGTATTACCATAACCGATTATTAAACGCATTCACAATGTTAAATATTAAAACAATTTTGTTTTTTATTCACAACAAATCTTTATAATGCACAAAGATTCATAAACACAGTTTAGCAAGAAACAGACATGATGATCGCAGCTATTCCCCAAACCGTCGAATGGAATTTTTCCGTTGCGCTGGTGATGATTTTAACTAATGCTTTTGCTATCGCTATTGGTCGTTTTGCGATTAAACGTCCTGGGGTTGGTCCTGATTTACCCGTGACTAAACCTGGTTTGTGGCGTAATTTTGGTCTTCCTGAGTTATTAGCTACCGTCAGCTTTGGTCATATCCTTGGTACAGGTATGATTTTAGGACTCGCTAACGCAGGTCTGCTTTAAGAGAACTTACCATAATTGCCCCCTTGGGGGCATTAATTTTAACAAAAAGTTAATAAAGTTATATTAATTTTTATTAAGAAAATCGTGAAAAACTGCTTAAAAAATTAAAAGTAGAGAAGTAAGAATAGCTTAAAATAAAAAAGAAAAGAAAAATGTCATCAAAAGTACAAATCAAATCAAATGACAACTATTTTAGCTGGAGATATCGGAGGTACAAATACACGATTAAGATTGGTTGAAGGAACAACAACTAATGGTAAATGTACAAAATCCTCACTAACAACTTTAGCTGAGGAAGATTACCCTAGTCAATCATTCTCAGATTTAGTACCAATCATCAAGAAATTTATTACAGGAGTAGAAAAAGAAACAAAAACGACTATCAAAGTAGTCAACGCCTGTATAGGTATAGCAGGACCAGTAGTTAATAATACCTCAGAATTAACCAACCTAAGTTGGGTTTTAAGTGGCGATCGCCTAGAAAAAGAACTAGGTATAAACAAGGTAGAATTAATCAACGATTTTAAAGCCATAGGTTATGGTATTCTAGGCTTAGAAGCAGAAGACTTTTATCAAATCCAAGCCGCCCCTCAAGATCCTCAAGCCCCTATAGCCGTATTAGGAGCAGGAACAGGTTTAGGGGAAGGTTTCTTAATACCCGATCAAAATGGCAATTATCGTGTCTTTGGGAGTGAAGGATCACACGCCGATTTTCCCCCGCGATCTAGTCTAGAAT
It encodes:
- a CDS encoding PIN/TRAM domain-containing protein, with protein sequence MLDAIIIILFIIAGGGVGFDSVKLLPDSVLAEVSNLEALRLVTAGFAAMIGLGVGLVAQTSYRRLEAQIRHTPIEVILTRAVGLVIGLLLANLMLAPIFLLPIPQEFAFIKPLMAILGSVMFAFLGISLADTHGRAFLRIINPNSMQSILVSEGTLEPATSKVLDTSCIIDGRIEQLFNTGFLEGQIIIPQFVLQELQQLADANNDQKRVRGRRGLDILNRIQDAFPQQIIINPVDYDDIATVDAKLVHLALEINGTLLTNDYNLSKVANLQKVQILNINDLAQAMRPIYLPGDPIDIKIIKQGKEPTQGIGYLEDGTMVVVEEGRNYVGAEARVIVTSALQTSAGRMIFAKPQTSVTAS
- a CDS encoding class I SAM-dependent methyltransferase, whose product is MNQQQKIFPGEVFANNADFDLGIRQLIPRYDEMLEVISLCVPSEANHLLELGCGTGELTLKLLQRCPNAKLITLDYSPRMVATTQAKITANGYRDRCQVLQADFGEWADGKLESNIGTDFNACVSSLAIHHLSDEMKQQLFNCIGKHLQPGGCFWNGDPILQESPVLVDIYETMRTNWTQQQGINREEVRGKLGQTQPYGYSGQDRLATLATHFSLLDCAGFKVTAVPWKYFGLAVFGGWI
- a CDS encoding hydrogenase maturation protease, translating into MRLIIGYGNTLRSDDAVGQKIAAVVADWQLPEVRSLSVHQLTPELVTEIAIASLVIFVDVAIDKTTVEVKKIVPDVAILDTLGHSSNPYTLLSYSQILYNYVPEAYWILVPGVNFAFGEELSNLTQHGMTEALREIEKLLISF
- the psaK gene encoding photosystem I reaction center subunit PsaK; the encoded protein is MMIAAIPQTVEWNFSVALVMILTNAFAIAIGRFAIKRPGVGPDLPVTKPGLWRNFGLPELLATVSFGHILGTGMILGLANAGLL
- a CDS encoding glucokinase — translated: MTTILAGDIGGTNTRLRLVEGTTTNGKCTKSSLTTLAEEDYPSQSFSDLVPIIKKFITGVEKETKTTIKVVNACIGIAGPVVNNTSELTNLSWVLSGDRLEKELGINKVELINDFKAIGYGILGLEAEDFYQIQAAPQDPQAPIAVLGAGTGLGEGFLIPDQNGNYRVFGSEGSHADFPPRSSLEFQLLNYIKEKYGLERVSVERVVSGQGITIIYQFLRDQNRELESPKLAKIYKNWEQELGKDDKTVDLAAEISQAAQTKSDYLCQQTMKIFMEAYGAEAGNLALKLLSYGGLYLAGGITGKNLDLITQGDFLKAFHLKGRLSSLMSKIPIYAVVNSRVGLIGASLRALQLGN